The Nitrospira sp. genome contains a region encoding:
- a CDS encoding Do family serine endopeptidase — MASLKAQHTRPNKRGILVRNSGFVMPLAVWGFLVSLVVPGSGLAATQQIPATNGHDLQSQVKGTASKVIPAVVSIASTVMVRDQAFSDEALPFGLFKEPPTRRQYGQGSGVIVSADGYIVTNNHVVADAVDVEVILADRRQYKGKVVATDPKTDVAVVKIQASNLPSAVWGDSSHLAVGDFVLAIGNPLGLSRTVTFGIVSAVGRADVGVADFEDFIQTDAPINPGNSGGALVNIHGELIGINTAIASPTGGSVGVGFAIPSNMARAAMQSLIKTGRVVRGFLGASTQDVSPSLGKLFRLPDVKGAIVTDVHSKGSAERAGLKRGDVVVRFDGRDIMDSGQLRNLVAQSSIGSKHRLDLIRDGKQYQADLVIQEAPRERAKKSQAASAAVSTVHPLSGVVFDDVTPPLARQMDLPVNNGVVVTDIEEGSLAETSGLQPGDVVLELNRQPVNNFTTFQRLADPLRPTDLALLLVNRQGNVMYVPIQGE, encoded by the coding sequence ATGGCGTCTCTCAAAGCTCAGCACACACGCCCGAACAAGAGAGGCATCTTGGTGAGAAACAGTGGGTTTGTGATGCCGCTTGCCGTCTGGGGATTTCTGGTCAGTCTGGTGGTTCCGGGTTCGGGCCTTGCCGCCACCCAACAAATTCCTGCGACGAACGGACACGATTTACAGAGCCAAGTCAAAGGTACGGCCAGTAAGGTCATTCCGGCGGTGGTGAGCATCGCGTCGACCGTCATGGTGCGCGACCAAGCCTTCAGCGACGAAGCGTTGCCGTTCGGGCTGTTCAAAGAGCCTCCGACCCGCCGACAGTATGGGCAAGGTTCCGGTGTGATCGTCTCGGCGGATGGATACATCGTGACGAACAACCATGTGGTGGCCGATGCCGTCGACGTGGAGGTGATCTTGGCGGATCGGCGTCAGTATAAGGGAAAAGTCGTCGCGACCGATCCGAAGACCGACGTCGCGGTCGTCAAGATTCAAGCCTCGAATCTTCCATCGGCGGTCTGGGGAGACTCGAGTCACCTCGCCGTCGGCGACTTCGTGCTCGCTATCGGTAACCCTCTGGGATTGAGCCGTACCGTCACCTTCGGCATCGTGAGCGCGGTCGGCCGCGCGGATGTGGGTGTGGCGGATTTCGAAGATTTCATCCAAACAGATGCGCCGATCAACCCTGGGAATTCCGGCGGAGCCTTGGTCAACATCCACGGCGAACTGATCGGCATCAATACGGCGATCGCAAGTCCGACCGGCGGCAGCGTGGGGGTCGGGTTCGCGATCCCCAGTAACATGGCCCGTGCCGCCATGCAGAGCCTCATCAAGACGGGCCGCGTGGTGCGCGGATTTCTGGGAGCTTCGACACAAGACGTCAGTCCGTCGCTTGGAAAACTGTTTCGGCTTCCGGATGTCAAGGGCGCGATCGTGACCGATGTACACTCCAAGGGCTCTGCCGAGCGAGCCGGTTTGAAACGAGGCGATGTGGTGGTGCGCTTCGACGGGCGAGATATTATGGATAGCGGTCAGCTGCGGAACCTGGTGGCGCAATCATCCATCGGCAGCAAGCACCGCTTGGATCTCATTCGTGACGGGAAGCAATATCAGGCCGATTTGGTCATTCAGGAAGCGCCGCGTGAACGTGCAAAGAAAAGCCAGGCCGCCTCAGCGGCCGTGTCGACGGTCCATCCGCTCTCCGGAGTGGTCTTCGATGACGTGACTCCTCCTTTGGCGCGACAGATGGATTTACCCGTAAATAACGGGGTGGTTGTGACGGATATCGAGGAAGGCAGCTTGGCCGAAACCTCGGGGCTGCAACCCGGCGATGTCGTTTTGGAGCTCAATCGGCAACCTGTCAACAACTTCACGACCTTTCAGCGTCTTGCCGATCCACTGAGACCTACCGATCTCGCCCTCCTGCTCGTGAATCGACAGGGGAACGTCATGTACGTCCCGATACAGGGCGAGTAA